The genomic region ATATAAAAAAAAATTATAAATTCTTTAGTTTTTAAATATATATATCATTTTTTTTTAATAATTAATAAATTAATTATCAAGTAATAATAAAAAATTATTTCATGGTTATTAAATACATTTTTGTTACTGGTGGAGTAACTTCTTCATTGGGTAAAGGAATTATTTCTGCTTCCTTAGGAATGTTATTGAAAAGTAGAGGATATAAAATTACAATTCAAAAATTAGATCCTTATTTTAATGTAGACCCAGGGACATTAAATCCTTATGAACATGGAGAATGTTTCGTAACTCAAGATGGAGCTGAAACGGATTTAGATTTAGGTCATTATGAGCGGTTTTTAGATCAACCTACTACGAAAGATAATAATGTTACTTCTGGTCTTATATATAAAACGGTCATTGATAATGAACGAAAGGGCTATTATTTAGGAAAAACTGTACAAGTTATTCCTCATATTACAAATGAAATTAAAAGACGTATTAAAATGTTGGGATCATCCAATAATTATGATATTATTATTACTGAAATAGGAGGAACTGTTGGAGATATAGAATGTCTTCCTTATATTGAATCTGTTCGTCAATTAAAATGGGAATTAGGAGAATTAAATAGTTTAATAATTCATTTAACTTTATTACCATATATATCAGTTACTGGAGAAATAAAAACAAAGCCAACACAACATTCTGTTCGAAATTTAATGAAAAATGGGATTCAAGCAGATATTTTAGTATGTAGAACAGAAAAACACATATCTAAAAATATTCGAAATAAATTAGCATTATTTTGTAATGTAAAACCAGAATATGTAATTGAATCTATTAATACAAAAGTTATATATGATATTCCATATTTATTACATTTACAAAATTTTGATAAATCTGTTTTAGATCATTTAAATTTATCTACTTTTACATCCCCTAATTTGCATAAGTGGAAAATTTTTCTAAAAAAATATAAAAATCCTAAATATGAAATTAAAATTGCATTAGTTGGAAAATATGTTTCTCTACATGATTCTTATAAATCAATTACTGAAGCATTAATTCATGCAGGTACAGAAAATGAAATTTATGTTAATATAAAATGGATTTATTCAGAAAAAATAAAAGAAAATAATATAGAAGAATATTTTAATGAAATTTCAGGAATTTTAATTGCTCCTGGATTTGGAATTAGAGGAATAGAGGGTAAAATACTTGCAACAAAATATGCAAGAGAAAAAAAAATCCCTTTTTTAGGTATATGTTTAGGTATGCAAATAGCAGTAATTGAATTTGCTAGAAATGTATTAGAAATACGAAATGCGGAAAGTAATGAAACTAATCCATATGCTCCTTATCCAGTTATTAGTTTAATGAAAGAACAAAAAAATATTACAAAAAAGGGTGGGACTATGCGTTTAGGAAATTGGAAATGTTCTTTAATAAAAGGATCGAAAATTTTTTCTATTTATGGAGGGAAAAAAGAAATTATTGAAAGACATCGTCATAGGTATGAATTTAATAATGAATATTTAGAAAATTTTTCTAATGCTGGAATGAAAACTGTAGGAATAAATCCTGATACCGGATTAGTAGAAGCCATAGAATTAGATAATCATATTTTTTTTTTAGGGGTTCAGTTTCATCCTGAATATAAAAGCACAGTTTCTAATCCTCATCCTTTATTTAATTATTTTGTTCAAATTTCTAAAAATTATAAATCATTTGTTTATCATGGATAGAACTATTTTTAGTTATGAAGGATAAAAAATTAGATTATCAATCCACTATTGGGCTATTACTTATATTGTTTATTTTAACAATTTTTACATATTTTAATGTATCTGAGGATAAAAAATATTCTTCAGAAAAAATTATTAAAAAGGATCCTTTTTTTTTAAAAACATCATTGTCTAAAACAAAAAAAAAAATAAATAATTATTTTCATTTAGAAAATGATGTTTTAAAACTTAAAATTTCTAGTTTAGGAGGATCAATTAACGAAGTTTTTTTAAAAAAATATAAAGCTTATGATCCTATTCATTTATCTCATAATAAAAATCTTTATTTAATAAAAGACTCTAGTTTTTTATATAAGATGATTTTTTTTAAAAAAGAAAATTTAAAAAATAATAATAAAATTATAGATACTAGTTCTCTGTATTTTTATCCTTTTTTTTTAAAAAAAGTAGGAAATAATAATAGAGTTTTTATAATGAGAGCTAAAAATCCTTATGGAAAAGGATTTATAGAATATATATATATTATAAAGAAAAAAAATCAATATAATATTGATTTTTTTATTCGTACAGTAGGTTTTTCTTCTTATTTAATCGATAAGACTATTTCTATTGATTTAGAACAAAAAATTTTTTCTTTAGAAAAAGATAGAAATTGGGAAAATTCTTATACTCAGGTATATTATTCTTATAATAAAAATTATAAATCCAAAATAAATTATTTATCAGAAAAAAATTCAGAAGAAAAAAATATAAATAATTTAAATTGGATTGCTAATAAACAACAATTTTTTACTTCTATTTTTTTTTCAAAAAATCCTTTGAAAAATATTTTTATTCGTTCTGAAAATTTTTCTTCTGGAAATTTTTTAAAAAAAATTCAATCAAGATTTTTTTTAAAAATAAAAAATAATGATAATTTGAATCTTTCTTTTCAGTTATATTTTGGTCCATTAGATTTTTATTTATTAAAAAATATGAAAAAAAATATTGAAAATATTATTCCATTTGGTTGGGGTTTTTTAAAATGGATTAATAAATATTTTTTTTTAATCATTTTTCAATTTTTGGAAAAAACAAATTTAAATTATGGAATTATTATTATTTTAATGACTATTGTTGTAAAGTTAATACTATCACCAATAACTTATAAACAATATAAATTAAGTGCTATGATGAAATTAATTCGTCCTGAAATAGACGAATTAAATAATAAATTTAAAAATTCAGATCCATTAAAAAAACAAAGGGCTACAATGGAATTATATCGAAAAGCAGGAATAAATCCTATGTCTGGTTGTATTTCTACTTTATTTCAAATTCCTATTTTTTATTCATTATTCAAATTTTTTCCTACTCTCATTAATCTTAGAGGAAAATCTTTTTTTTGGGTAGAAGATTTGACCTCATATGATTCCATTTTTGAATTACCATTTTCTATTCCATTTTATGGAAATCATATAAGTTTACTTACTTTATTATATTCATTAGCTCTTTTAATTTATACAAAATTAAGTAGTGATGGAAGAAATGATTATTCCAATAAAAATAATATTCCAGATATGCATTTTATGTTATATTTGATGCCTATAATCATGTTGTTTTTCATAAATAGTTATGCTTCTGGTCTTTCTCTTTATTATTTTACATCTAATGTAATCAATATTGGCTTGATTTTTTTTATTAAAAAATTTATGTTAAATGAAGATAAAATTCATAAAAAAATTCAAGAAAATAAAAAAAAACCAATAAAACATAATTATTGGAATCGTAAAATAAAAGAAATGATTGAGAAAAATAGAAAAGAATACTTTTATAAGTATAAAGAAAATAACAATCTTAATTAAAAGATGAGTTTTATTTTTTTTTGAGAAAAAAAATATAATTTATTATCATTTTTAAATTCTATAATTAAATTTCCTTTTTTAGTTATATTTCGTATAACTCCTTGAGTAAATTTTTTATGTTTATAATTATTATTAATAATCTCAAAAAAAGATATTTTATCTTTCATATAAAGGTTATTTATGTAATAATTTCTTATAAATTTTTCTCCATAAGTTATAAAAAGAAAACATTCTTTTTGAATGAAATAAATTAATTCATAAAAAAGTTTTTCTAATTGAAAATTTTTTTTAAGAATTTTTTTTAAAGAAGAAGCTTGAAATTTTTTATCAAATTTTATTTGATTTACATTCAATCCTATTCCAATAATAATTGCATATATTTTTTTATATAAAACATTATTTTCAATTAAAATTCCTCCTATTTTTTTATTAAATAAAATGATATCATTAGGCCATTTAATCCATATATTTTTATTATAAATAAATAATGTTTTATGAATTGCATTACTTATAATAAAATTGATAATATATCCTTTATTAATAGGAAAAATTATTGATTTTAAAAAAATACTAAAAGTCAAATTTTTTCCTTTTTCTGTCTCCCAATTGTTTTTCCCTACTCCTTTTCCATTTATTTGATTTATAGACCAAACTATAGTCCAATTTTTCATATGTTTTAATGTAATTCTTTTTATATACTGATTAGTAGAATCTACTTTTTGTAAAAAAATTAAATATATTGGCCAAATGAATTTTTTCAAAATATTTTATATTGAAAAATTTAAATTTTTTAGAATGAAAACCTTATTTTTGTTTTTTGAAATTAAAAAAATAATATAATAAAAATTCCGTTTTGTTATTAAATAAAATTATAGAAGGGATAAAAATTGTAAATGAAAAAGATATTTCTATTTTAAACTTTAAAAATAGAAAAAATTTTGTTTGTGATTATTTTGTTATTTGTGATGGAAAATCTAAAAGTCAAGTTTATGCTATTTTTAGATATATAGAAAAAATGACAATTGAAAAATTAAAAATAAAGCCTTGGCATATCGAAGGATCGGAAAATGGAGAGTGGATATTGATGGATTATATTTCTATTGTTGTACATATTTTCCAAAAAAAACTGAGATTATATTATAATTTAGAAAATATTTGGAATGAAAAATTATAATCATGCTTAGTTTATATATTTAGATAAATGAAGAAAATTTATGATAGATAAAAAAGTGAAAAGAAAAAATAACTTTTTTTGGATATATGCAGTTATATTAATTATATTTCTGGGAATATTTTTTTTTAAATCTTCTTTTTCTAATCCTAGAAAAATTGATCAAGATACCTTTTTTGAAATTCTCATGAAAGGGGAAATACAAAAAATAATAATAAAACATAGAGAAATTGTACATGTTTATTTGAAAAAAAAGTATTTATCTTCTAATAATCATATCAATCAATATGATATAAAAAATCAAAATTATCAAAAATTTATTATACATCCTTTACAATATGAATTTGAAATAGGAGATTTACAATTTTTTCAAAAAAAATTTGAAGAATACAAAAATAAATATAATCTAGATACAATTATTGATTTTAAAAATCAACAGGAATATACTATAACAAAATTTTTTTTTGATTATGGTATATTTCTAATATTGTTAATTATTTTTTGGATTTTTATATTTAGAAAAATTGGATCTTCTGCAGCTGGTCCAGGAAGTCAAATATTTAATATTGGAAAATCTAGAGCTAAATTATTTGATGAAAATGATAATGTTAAAATAACATTTAAGCAAGTTGCTGGTTTAGAAGAAGCTAAAGAAGAAGTACAAGAAATTGTAGAATTTTTAAAAAGTCCTAATAAATATACTAAACTAGGAGGTAAAATCCCTAAAGGTGTACTATTGATAGGTCCTCCTGGTACTGGAAAAACTTTATTAGCAAAAGCTGTAGCTGGTGAAGCTAAAGTTCCTTTTTTTTCCATTTCTGGTTCTGATTTTGTAGAAATGTTTGTTGGTGTAGGAGCTTCTAGAGTGAGAGATTTATTTGAAAAAGCAAAAGAAAAATCTCCTTGTATAATATTTATTGATGAAATTGATGCTATAGGAAGAGCGAGAGGAAAAAGTAATATAGCTGGATCTAATGATGAAAGAGAAAATACATTAAATCAATTACTTACAGAAATGGATGGATTTGGAACACATACAAATGTAATTGTTTTAGCAGCTACTAATAGATCTGATATTTTAGATAAAGCATTGCTTCGACCTGGTCGTTTTGATAGAACTATATTAGTAGATCCTCCTGAATTAAATGAAAGAAAAGAGATATTTAGGGTACATATTCAAAAACTTATATTATCTGATAAAGTAGATATTAATTTTTTAGCTAGGCAAACTCCAGGTTTTAGTGGAGCTGATATAGCAAATATTTGTAATGAATCTGCACTTATTGCAGCAAGAAAAAATAGATCTAAAATAGAAAATAAAGATTTTTTAGATGCTATAGATCGTATTATAGGTGGGTTAGAAAAAAAAAATAAGATTATTAAACCAAATGAAAAAAAAAGAATTGCTTATCATGAGGCGGGACATGCTGCAATAAGTTGGTTATTAGAACATGCATCTCCATTAGTTAAAGTAACAATTGTCCCAAGAGGAAAATCTTTAGGATCGGCATGGTATCTTCCTGAGGAAAGACAATTAACAACTCCAGAACAAATGAAAGATGAAATCTGTGCTTTACTTGCAGGTAGATCTGCAGAAGAAATTATTTTTAATAATATTTCAACAGGGGCCTTAAATGATTTAGAAAAAGTAACTAAACAAGCTCAATCTATGGTAGCAGTTTTTGGATTGAATGATAAAATTGGAAATATTTCTTATTATGATTCTACAGGACAAAATGAATTTTCTTTTTCTAAACCTTATAGTGAAAAAACTGCTCAAATTATAGATGAAGAAATATCAAAAATTATTACAGAACAATATAAAAGAGCTAAAAATATATTAAAAAATAATGAAAAAAAATTATCTATCCTTGCTAATGAATTATTAGAAAAAGAAGTTATTTTTAGAGAAGATTTAAAAAAAATATTTGGAGAAAGACCTTTTTCTGATGATATCGGAGATATGTTAACTACAGTTAATCATTTTTAATGAAAATAGAATTAATGAAAAAAAAAAATGATTTAGGGATAAGATTTTTTACCGGATTTATTTATGTTTTTATGATTATTTTTTCAATTGAAAAAGGAGAAAAGATTTTTAGAATGGTAATGATGATATTATCTTTTTTTTGTTTATTTGAATTTTTAGTTATTTTAAAAACAAATACAACTTTAATAAAAATAAATTCATTCTTTTTTTTATTTTCGATATTTTTAGATTTTCTTGTAGAAAAAGATATATTTTTATATATCATATGTTTTATCCCATATTCTATAACATTTTTTATTATTCAATTGTTTTCTAAAGGGGTTTCTCATCAAGAGAAAATAAGACAAATAAGTCATTTAACTTTTGGATTAGTATATGTTTTAATTCCATTTTTTTTAGCATCTTATATATATTCTAAATATGGAAAAGAATTAATTTTAGGTACATTTTTTCTTATATGGACAAATGATACTTTATCCTATTTGATAGGAATAAAATGGGGAAAAAGGAAAATAGATATATCTATATCTCCTAAAAAATCTATAGAAGGATTTATTGGAGGTTTATTTTTTTGTTTAATATTGGGAATATTATTATCCAATATTTGGGGAAAAAAATATTGGTTTATTCTTTCTTTTATCATTCCTATTTTTTCTACTATTGGAGATCTTGTAGAATCTACTATTAAAAGATCTTATAATGTAAAAAATTCAGGAATATGGTTTCCTGGACATGGTGGATTTTTAGATAGATTAGATAGTTTTATATTTGTCATACCAATTATAGCTACTATTGCTACTGGAATAGTATATTTTTTTTAAATAAAATATAGATGATCCATAAAGAAGGATTTCCATTTTTAATATATTTATTAATATTAATATTTGATAGGAATTTTTATTTCTATTTTTATATTTTCTAGATTTTTTAACTTATTTTTAATATTTTTTTTAATTATATTTTATGCATTTTTCCTTTTCTTTTTCAGAAATCCAAAAAAAAATTTATCTAAAAAAAAATTTAAAAATGATAATGAAGTGATTTCTCCTTCTGATGGAAAAATATTAGAAATAAAAAAAATTTTTGAAAGTGAATTTTTACAAAAAAATTGTATATGTATATCTATATTTATGTCTCCATTTGATGTACATGTAAATAGATTTCCAGTATCTGGAAAAATAATTTATGTTAGATATCATCCAGGTAAATATTGGTTAGCATGGAATAAAAAATCATCGTTAAATAACGAACGAACAACTACAGTTATAGAAACAATAAATACAAAAAAAAAAATACTATTTCGACAAATAGCTGGATTTTTAGCTCGTCGTATTATTCTTTATGCTAAAGAAAATTGTTTAGCTAAAAAAGGAGAAGAATTTGGATTTATTAAATTTGGATCTAGAATAGATATTTATCTACCATTAGATTCTATTATTTTTATCAAAAAAGGGGAAAAAGTTATTGGTGGAGAAACTATAATTTCTATGATACCATAAAAATAATAAAAAAACTAATCCCAATAAGGGGATTAGTTTTTTTATTATTTAACTTCTTCATAATCTACATCTTGGACATTTTCATTTCCTTTATTATTTTTTTCTTCATTATTTTTTTTATTAGAATCATTTGAATTATTATTTTTTTTATTGGAAGAATAAAGTTCTTGTGATGCATTAGCCCAAACTTCGTTTAATTTTTTCATACAAATATCAATAGATGAAAAATCTTTTTTACTGTGTGCCAGTCTTAATTCTTCTAAAGATTTTTTTATATTTTTTTTATTATTTTCAGATAATTTATCTCCATAATCTTTTAACTGTTTTTCAGATTGAAAAATCTGATTATCTGCGGAATTTAATTTATCTATTTCTCCTTTTATTTTTTCGTCTTTTTTTGCATTTTCTTCCGCTTCTCTTTTCATTTTTTCAATTTCCTCTTGATTTAACCCTGAAGAAGTTTCAATTCGTATAGATTGTTCTTTTCCAGTCCCTTTATTTTTTGCAGAAACATTAAGTATTCCATTAGCATCAATATCAAAACTAACCTCAATTTGAGGAATTCCTCTAGGTGAAGGAGGGATCTCAATGAGATCAAATCTTCCTATTTCTTTATTATCATTGAACATAGGTCTTTCTCCTTGTCCTACTCTTATAGTTACTGCAGATTGATTATCTGATGCTGTAGAAAAAATTTCTGATTTTTTAGTAGGAATAGTAGTATTGGATTCTATAAGTTTTGTAAAAACACCCCCTAAAGTTTCTATTCCTAAAGATAAAGGAGTTACATCAAGCAATAAAACATCTTGTACATCACCTGTTAAAACTCCTCCTTGTATAGCAGCACCAATAGCTACAACTTCATCTGGATTTACTCCTTTAGATGGTTTTTTTTTAAAAAATTCTTCAACTTTTTCTTGTACTTTTGGAATTCTCGTAGAACCTCCTACTAAAATAACTTCGTCAATATCTTTAGTAGATAATCCAGCTGATTCTAATGCTTTGGAACATGGATTAATAGATCTAAATATTAAATTTTCAGATAATTGTTCAAATTTAGATCGAGTTAATGTAAGAACCATATGTTTTGGCCCTGATTCTGTAGCAGTAATATATGGTAAATTTATTTCTGTTTTAGTAGAAGATGATAATTCTATTTTAGCTTTTTCAGAAGCTTCTTTTAAACGTTGTAAAGCCATAGGATCATTTCTAAGATCTATTTCTTCTTTAGATTTAAATTCATTGGATAAATAATCAATTATAACTTGATCAAAATTATCTCCTCCTAAATGTGTATCTCCATTAGTAGAAAGTACTTCGAAAACTCCATCTCCTAATTCTAAAATAGAAACATCGAATGTCCCACCACCTAAATCATATACTACTATTTTTTTATTTTGATTTTTTTTATCTAAACCATAAGCTAATGCTGCAGCTGTTGGCTCATTAATAATCCTTTCTACTTTCAATCCGGCAATTTCTCCAGCTTCTTTAGTAGCTTGTCTTTGGGCATCATTAAAATATGCTGGTACAGTAATAACTGCTCTATTTACTTTTTTTCCTAGATAATCTTCAGCTGTTTTTTTCATTTTTTGAAGTATCATAGCAGATATTTCTTGAGGTGCATATAATCTATTTTCTATATTAACACGTGGTGTGTTATTTCCACCTTTGACAATTTTATAAGGAATATGTTTTGATTCTTCTGTTACTTCAGAAAACATTCTACCCATAAAACGTTTAATTGAAAAAATAGTTTTTTGTGGATTCGTAACTGCTTGTCTTTTTGCAGGATCTCCTATTTTTCTTTCTCCATCTTCTATAAAAGCCACTATTGATGGAGTAGTCCTTTTACCTTCTGAATTAGGTATGACAACAGGATCATTTATTTCCATTACTGCAACACAAGAATTTGTTGTCCCTAAATCTATTCCTATAATTTTACTCATTTTTATTACTTTATTTTCATACTGTCATTCAATAGACAGTTCAATCATTATGCCATAATAAAGTTATAGAATGAATTACCATAATATCCTTTTAATAAAAAAAAAAATTGGAATAATAGTATGACAAAAAGTCATTTATATTCAAATTTTATTTTAAAATATCTTATATTTCTTAAATTAATTTATTTTGATTATGGATTTTTTAAGTTTTAAAACTATTAATAAAAATGATTCAAAAAATTGGATTATTATGGATGCAAAAGATCAATATTTAGGTAGATTTTCTACTAAGATTGCTTTAATAATAAGAGGAAAACATAAGACTAATTTTTCTCCAAATTTAGATTGTGGAGATTATGTAATTGTAATAAATTCTAAAAAAATTAAACTTACAGGAAAAAAATGGATTAATAAAAAATATATTCGTTATACTGGATATCCAGGAGGAAAAAAAATAATATTTGCTAAAGATCTTTTGATTAAAGATTCAACAAAAATAATATATAAATCTGTTAAAGGAATGCTTCCTAAAAATCGTTTGGGAAACAAAATTATAAAAAATCTTCATATTTATCCAAATTCTGAACATAAACATCAAGCCCAAAAACCAATTCAATTATATATAAAAAATTAATAAAAGATGATCCATACTATAGGAAGAAGAAAACGTTCTCTTGCACGTATTTATTTAAAACCTGGAAATAAAATTATTACGATTAATTCTAAAAAATTAGAAAAATATTTTCCAAAAAATATCCATGGAAAAATTTTATATCCTTTTCAATTAATAAATAATAATAAATTTGATATAAAAATAAAAGTTTGTGGAGGGGGATTTAATGGTCAAGCAGAAGCTATTTGTTTAGCTATATCTAGAGCACTTTGTAAATTAGACCCAGAAAATAGAAAAATATTAAAATTTAATGGATTATTAACTAGAGATTCTAGAAAAGTAGAAAGAAAAAAATTTGGTCAAAAAAAAGCAAGAAAAAAGTTTCAATTTTCAAAACGTTAGAGGATTGATTCAAAATTAAATAAAAAAAATGAAAGCTAATACTCAAGATTTATTAAAAGCAGGTGTACATTTTGGACATATTTCTCGAAAATGGAATCCAAAAATGCGTCCTTATATTTTCATGAAAAAAGGAGGATTTCATATTATAGATTTATCAAAAACTGTAATTAAACTAGATATAGCCTGTCAAGAATTAAAAAAAATTGTAACCTTGGGTAAAAAAATTTTATTAGTAGGAACAAAAATTCAGGCTAAAGAAAAAGTTTTTTTTTATGCAAAAAGTGTAAATATGCCTTGTGTAACGGAAAGATGGTTAGGGGGATTATTAACAAACTTTACTACTATTCGAAAATCAGTAAAGAAAATGAATAGTATAGAAAAAATGAAAAAAAATGGAACTTTCGATGCTTTATCTAAAAAAGAACGATTATTAATAAATAGGTTATATACAAAATTATATAGAAATTTAGGAAGTATTTCTTTTATGAATCATCTTCCAGGGGGTATTTTTTTGATAGATCCATTTAAAGAAAAAATAGCTTTATCAGAATCTATAAAATTAAAGATTCCTATTTTTGCTATGGTAGATACAAATACAGATCCAAATGGTATAGATTATCCAATCCCATCTAATGATGATTCATCTAAATCTATTGATATAATTTTACAATTTATTACAAAAGCAATTCAACAAGGTCATTTATTAAAAAAAAATGAACGTGAAGAAAAAAAATCTATAAATGAAAAATCATGAAAATTTCAATTTCTCAAATTTATAAACTAAGAAAAATTACTGGTATTGGAATAATGGATTGTAAGATAGCTTTAATTAAAACCAATGGAAATTTTGAAAAAGCAATCGATTTTTTAAGAAAAAAAGGAGAAAAAATAGCTATAAATCGTGCTTCTTTAAAAGTTAAAGCAGGTTCAATTATATCTTGTATAAATGCTGATCAAACATCTGGTACTATTATCGGTTTAAGTTGTGAAACAGATATTCTTTCCAAAAGTTCAGATTTTTTAAATTTTTTATCCAAATTATCTGATAAATCATTTTTATGCAATACAAAAGAAGATTTTTTATCTAGTTTATATCATGGAAATAGTATTCGAGAAATGATCTTTGAAAAGATTAGTGCTTTTAATGAAAAATTAGAATTAAAAATATTTGAGAAAATAAATTCCCCATTTGTGATAAATTATACGCATAATAATAAAATAGCTTCTTTAGTTGGATTTTCTTCTAAAATTCAAAAATCAATTGCAAAAAATATTGCTATGCATATTACAGCTATGAATCCAATAGCTATAGATAAAAAAGAAATACCCGAAAATTTAATGAAAAAAGAATTAGAAATAATTCGATTTCAGATAGAAAAAGAAAAAAAACCAGATCAAATAAAGGAAAAAATGATTTTTGGAAAAATAAAAAAATTTATAATGGAGAATACTTTATTGAATCAAAAATATATAAAAGATAACAATATAACTATTCAAGAATATATGAATAGATCATTTTCAAAAAATATAAAAATAAATTCTTATAAAAGAATAAGTATTTTTTAAATGAAAAAATTGATAT from Blattabacterium sp. (Cryptocercus punctulatus) str. Cpu harbors:
- the tsf gene encoding translation elongation factor Ts, whose protein sequence is MKISISQIYKLRKITGIGIMDCKIALIKTNGNFEKAIDFLRKKGEKIAINRASLKVKAGSIISCINADQTSGTIIGLSCETDILSKSSDFLNFLSKLSDKSFLCNTKEDFLSSLYHGNSIREMIFEKISAFNEKLELKIFEKINSPFVINYTHNNKIASLVGFSSKIQKSIAKNIAMHITAMNPIAIDKKEIPENLMKKELEIIRFQIEKEKKPDQIKEKMIFGKIKKFIMENTLLNQKYIKDNNITIQEYMNRSFSKNIKINSYKRISIF
- the rplM gene encoding 50S ribosomal protein L13; translation: MDFLSFKTINKNDSKNWIIMDAKDQYLGRFSTKIALIIRGKHKTNFSPNLDCGDYVIVINSKKIKLTGKKWINKKYIRYTGYPGGKKIIFAKDLLIKDSTKIIYKSVKGMLPKNRLGNKIIKNLHIYPNSEHKHQAQKPIQLYIKN
- the rpsB gene encoding 30S ribosomal protein S2, with amino-acid sequence MKANTQDLLKAGVHFGHISRKWNPKMRPYIFMKKGGFHIIDLSKTVIKLDIACQELKKIVTLGKKILLVGTKIQAKEKVFFYAKSVNMPCVTERWLGGLLTNFTTIRKSVKKMNSIEKMKKNGTFDALSKKERLLINRLYTKLYRNLGSISFMNHLPGGIFLIDPFKEKIALSESIKLKIPIFAMVDTNTDPNGIDYPIPSNDDSSKSIDIILQFITKAIQQGHLLKKNEREEKKSINEKS
- the rpsI gene encoding 30S ribosomal protein S9, with amino-acid sequence MIHTIGRRKRSLARIYLKPGNKIITINSKKLEKYFPKNIHGKILYPFQLINNNKFDIKIKVCGGGFNGQAEAICLAISRALCKLDPENRKILKFNGLLTRDSRKVERKKFGQKKARKKFQFSKR
- the dnaK gene encoding molecular chaperone DnaK — its product is MSKIIGIDLGTTNSCVAVMEINDPVVIPNSEGKRTTPSIVAFIEDGERKIGDPAKRQAVTNPQKTIFSIKRFMGRMFSEVTEESKHIPYKIVKGGNNTPRVNIENRLYAPQEISAMILQKMKKTAEDYLGKKVNRAVITVPAYFNDAQRQATKEAGEIAGLKVERIINEPTAAALAYGLDKKNQNKKIVVYDLGGGTFDVSILELGDGVFEVLSTNGDTHLGGDNFDQVIIDYLSNEFKSKEEIDLRNDPMALQRLKEASEKAKIELSSSTKTEINLPYITATESGPKHMVLTLTRSKFEQLSENLIFRSINPCSKALESAGLSTKDIDEVILVGGSTRIPKVQEKVEEFFKKKPSKGVNPDEVVAIGAAIQGGVLTGDVQDVLLLDVTPLSLGIETLGGVFTKLIESNTTIPTKKSEIFSTASDNQSAVTIRVGQGERPMFNDNKEIGRFDLIEIPPSPRGIPQIEVSFDIDANGILNVSAKNKGTGKEQSIRIETSSGLNQEEIEKMKREAEENAKKDEKIKGEIDKLNSADNQIFQSEKQLKDYGDKLSENNKKNIKKSLEELRLAHSKKDFSSIDICMKKLNEVWANASQELYSSNKKNNNSNDSNKKNNEEKNNKGNENVQDVDYEEVK